Proteins found in one Planococcus citri chromosome 2, ihPlaCitr1.1, whole genome shotgun sequence genomic segment:
- the LOC135834352 gene encoding U6 snRNA-associated Sm-like protein LSm5, with protein MSSLTTNPSSILPLELVDKCIGSRMHIIMKNDKELYGTLVGFDDFVNMLMEDVIEVEYTADGKRITKLEQILLNGNNIAMLVPGGDFDTGGTA; from the coding sequence ATGAGCTCTTTAACGACCAACCCATCGAGTATATTACCTCTGGAATTGGTGGATAAATGTATCGGTTCGAGGATGCACATTATTATGAAAAACGATAAAGAACTGTATGGAACTTTAGTGGGATTCGACGATTTCGTTAATATGCTGATGGAAGACGTCATCGAAGTCGAATACACCGCCGATGGTAAAAGAATAACCAAATTGGAGCAGATTTTACTCAATGGTAATAATATCGCTATGCTTGTACCCGGTGGTGACTTCGATACCGGTGGTACAGCTTGA